CAAGTTAATCCTAATGTGTAAGaagaataatttaaagaaaatgtgttaaacgtatGCTTATTTATAGGCAGAAATGACAAATAACATGCCGTATAATGTTCTTGTATGGGATAGCACTAATTTCAGAAACGGATATAATCAGatattgatataataaatagTCATGGATTTTGTATACGTGCTCTTTTGTGggaaaattatgttttttactCTATGGTGCAATGCCAAAAAAATGAACCCGTTTCACCTAGGTTTTCAGTTTCAGGAAATTATTCTCATGTTTGGTAATTGAagcatttaataaaatcatttgtaaataacaataTAGCCTTGAAAtcgtttgtttttatattggaACTAACACATTTATACATACTATAGTTGTTTAACCGATTGCTTACTCCGTTGAATGTTATCATAATTAAAGCTTAATAAGGTTTACATTCATCAGTCACAGAAACAAGTTTTGCGTACAAATGTGAAGGACGAACCCGATCACAAATCATTACTTTATTTACTTAAACACCTGTTGATCATTGAAAACAAAACTCAAACAAACCGTAGTTTCTCAAAAGGAAACTATATATTagcaaatttcaaaacatattataaaacaattattaaaaaagcaaAACCAAAAACGAATTGGTGCCTGACAAACGGATAAGAAGGGAAAACGGTGGTAGAGATAATATAACCAGGATTTCAACGGTAAGTTATAATTAGATGTTGCCAACGAGGATAAGGGGTCACTTTTTTAACTATGATGTGTAATAAAATTCTTTACTTTGAGTGTCATTTATTGGACCAATCGGTGAACGTTTACcaaaggtagctcgcgggtttacctgcttgtgagaaaaccaaccttgaaaatttgtccacgcgatccataggttttatagttttatttctaaaatttatttaagattcgtctgcgcggtgataatgttatcgtgtttcaaatacagtgtcattgataaaatcaagcaacgccatttcaatgaaatatatagtaaaatgcacattttaaccgagaaacgcattacaaaactatgctccaaacttttaaacaattcagacgaaattaatcatactcaacacaaaaacagaggagataattatgaatcaattcataaaaaaatatcagtatgtgttctcggccaatttttggcaaaaaaactttatagatttaaaagatttctcaaaaccttatattttcattacgacgttagcctgacgtcatcatttccttacttcttagaacaccaaaattgaaatgcgtttattgacaagactagctgtttaacacattttagaacatgttaATGCTTATTAGACAATATTGcgaatgttatttaaaaatgcaattaatgtaaggctgtaaagatacagaaaattgctatttttgttttaatgaaactctgagtcaatcaatgcaaaaataaaatgccaggcaactactgacattataagtaagtaatcgaataaaacagttatctcaagccaaaagaaatttaagaatttaatcggtagtacagattacggaagttataattgtaaaaaaaaaagcgaagttaatgcatacattctattttaaaacatgactttaaatggaagagttctaacgcacactcattctttatctttatagaacaaaatgtgacaatgacACCTACATATCTCCCTTTTAATTTTACCTAAATGAAAGAAACGAAAGAAACGAAAGTAAATGAAAGTCAAACACATACTATACATTCGTTTTCTAACCAGTGTTCAATTATCAATTGTGCACAACCTTTCAGTCTCCAAGTTAAATTTAGAAACTGCAGATTTAATCGATCGACACACAAATAGGGAAAATGAATTACTAACTATCTGcaaattagaaaatataaagaagaaaaaagattaaACAGTGATATCAAGTTCACGGCCAATTAGCCAATTAATACAAAAGTGACAGAGTATGTgtgtgcatatatatatatatatatatatatatatatatatatatatatatatatatatatatatatgtgtgtgtgtgtgtgtgtgtgtgtgtgtgtgtgtgtgtgtttgtctATGTACACTTCCGAGGTATTGTTTCTGTTTACACACCAACGTATTGAGGTATGTGTTAAATACCGAGGTACTTTTCCCGTAACCTCGGAATGTATACCTCATTTTATGCGTGTACAGCATGCAGGGATTACGTGGTTTAAATTAAGCAATAACCTCGGTAGGACGTCAAATGGTTGGTAGGTGTGTGTTCTATCAACATCGGGTcgtattttgtcattttcaactttgagcACACACTTTGTCAAACAAGGCCTCTGATTGGCTGAAAATTTGATTGGCTGTTTAACATTACTCGGAAATCAAAACATTACATTCGAGAGTCTCGGACATTTTGATTGGATTACATCGTGGCACAAATTCAGATAAATAGGTAAGTACATGTGAAAGATTCTATCTCTTATTCTTTTTCTAACAAGAAACGTATTTACTGTTAAACATGCTTAGGTGCAAAATGCTAtaagataattaaaataaaacaggaaCGATTTTTGAAAAGCAACAAACACGTCTATTTCTCTATCATGTCCGTTGTTAAAACTTAGGtaagatttaaaacagatttcatgtTCTTCATTACAAAAAGGggttaaagcaatatgaatttatgaaaaattggttcaattttaaagttttcaagatatatAGTTCTATACATTACAATATATAGTAGTTTTCATGAATTGCGCGTATGAGAAAATTCGAATTGCCTCTACATGAAATTGATTTAACTTGCATCATGAAAGCGATTTTCTTctcatgataaatatataaacgTGCTTTTTTAACTAATGAACGCACATGACATTCACAGTACTAAACAGTCATTGCatacaatgaaacaaaaacattattgATGAAAATGGACATGGCTGTGAGTTTTTAATTGATTcatcttgattttaaaaaaaatcttaagtttgATAAATTCAACTTAAGTTGTGAATAACCAAAATTACTTTATAAGTTCTTCTACAATGCAGAAATGAAGTTTAAATTATTAGGCGAGGATATATATCAGCAGATATTGTGTTAAATTGAAGATAACAACAGCAAAAAACCCAGCAACATAATGAtagaatttaacaaaattgcAAGGCAgcttactctctctctctctctctctctctctctctctctcatgagacTCAGATAGTGATCCATGCATGTGATgattaagtataattatataattatattgtaaggaaggatatgaatataaaagaaagaagtaagAATTTACATGGATATGATAAgagtatttcaacatagaatATAGTTCGATATATCTTTAGTTTTCCTGgcattttaacgattttgatattttacaaactctctctctctctctctctttctctctctctctctctctctctctctctccctctctctacCAAATGCAAACAGTGTTCACAAAACTAATTCCATCCTTTTAACTATTAATTTTCAGATTCACAAACAAATGATGTGCATGTTTGGTATATTCGTTTTGCAATCATCgtgttttttagttttaaaggattttgatattattgatGGTTGTGATGTTTACAGTTATGATAATGGATTTTTAATCCTTTTCGAAAGTTACGTTTCCTTTATTGTTGCTAAACTGGTTTTAGAAGATATgggatatttttatcaaacgatGAATGCATGGTAAGTAGAATGTTGGAATGTGAAAAACCTCAAAATCATCCCTACCAGGTGAATTCAACCAGAGAATATTTTGTCGCAAACAAATAATAGTATATTCCTACATTTGGAAATGCTTCATATTGATCAAATCAagttaatgatacatgtaaataacaatgaACACTTTCATTATTCGGATGATGTATGAAAAAGGCATAAATTTTGTCATTAAGATGTTTTaaccataggcgtcggaaccatAAGGATACCTTTTTTTTGATTGTTAAGATTCCTGGTATTAATCActtgtaatgaaaaatataaaaggtgactggttttcttttgtgtgacactatttgaaaaattacaaaaagtaacTCAatgttttttgcaaagttagatcTAACCATAACGCACATTGCATCAAGGAGGGGCTAGTCCAacccctcccccacttttttctctcagcaaacataatttttcttaaagaaattACCAGGAAGCTTCCGGTAGAATGTAAGGAATTGAAATGAATATAaggaaaaattaataattaccggattaggaatttcatgatcttgtgaaaatgtttttgtaggtaagatttttttgagTTATTGATatacaacaccccccccccccttcccacaCGGATTAaggatttcatgattttgggaaataactttttttagcttgtcaagatttcagatgataagcccccccccccccctcccgataaattgtctttattttattttgaaacggGATCGGGATtacaattatttacaataaatcaCGGGATAGCCCCAAAATGTAGTGGCGGAGTCTTACTTATTGAGAGATACACAGCATAATATATGGTACGACTTTACTGATTACATTCGATCCCTGTAGATTTTAAGCTCCTCCCCACATTTCAAAGCTTTAATAGACGAATGCATTTAGAtgcataatatgttttacggacCGTTGTGACGAGCGCAGCTCAGCAAAATTTACACACAACATGTTACCTTGTCAATTAAgtgatattttgacaattatcaactaacatcaaagaatttttgagagattgagagagagagattgagagagagagagattgagagagagagagagagagagagagagagagagagagttatgtatttctaagtttaaaagaaatgtcAAAACACATATACTAGGCTGTATCTTCCCCCCTAACACGGTCCCTGTTTGTTGACTAGTGTGTTTTcccattttaaaacttaatggGGTgacaatatgcaatatctacagaGTTTTTTTTCCCTCATTATTCTTTTCAGATTTGGTTCAAAATAATCAGGCTGTaacttttataacaaaaatatatatttttaatttcctccCTAAGTTTACTGTACTTGCATGCAAAGTTAGCTTAAACAGGCGGACTCCGAAAACACCGTCATGTATTGCGATTTTTTTAACTTCCATTTTGTAGCATATGTTAATTGGCCAGAGAGTGAAAATGCATTGAATTTCAAAGTACtggtatattattttttacttttacagtctttggaaataaactaaatgcattgttaataaaaaatgcatgtaacatgtatattgaaataatacTGAATATAAGAAAGATTGGCCATTAAAAGCCTCTTTGTaccaaaagtttacaatttttggcGTCTTTGGCTAGGATATGAATAGTTTGAGATTCTTCCAACTTCCCGCTCCTTTTTAAGGATTAggaaatgtttttcaaacatcaaagacttttagaattcaaaatgaaatttaacatgcataaatattaGACCCTCTGGCAGATCAATCTAAAGGCTATGGTGTTCATGTGGCTGTCAAGACCTGTGGACCTTTTGTTTGTTAAGTACTACATGTAGGTTTGTTGATGGTAGATAGgcagaaatttgaaatttgccTCTTATTAAAGCCATTTTTATTGAAGAGAAGTGAGCTATGCACCTCAcatttgtaacattttatttgatacatacttaaatgttttaattgttataatatttaacatttaacagatggtttaatttcttttttgtagATAAAATGATCAAGAGCAaccatgtataatgagtaaatatAGCTAGCATGGATGATGAATTTCCAATTAGGCTTTTAGCATTTGATTCAGATTTTGAATATTCAGAATCTTGTTCTTTCTGTGCAGATTTTTCTCTTGATGTGTTGGAGCTTTTTATTAATGGAAAaaattttctttgctttttatCTGCAGCTGAATTCaatgcattatatatttttgtaatttaatggGATTTCATTTCTCAAAGTATGTCCTTGTTTAAATCCACATTATAGGAGGACACAATAAGAAGAAGGTATTGCCATCTTGTATAAGTTGATGTCATGCAAAATCGCTAATTTTATGGGTCTGTGATGTTTAAGCTAATTCTACATTCAAAATCTTAAATCTATTTATAGACTGCCAAATGAAACACTACATATTGCTACATATATGTAGAATGGGAACATTTTTGACTGCATTTGACAATGGATACATTTCTAAATTTAGTGGAAAGTCCTTAGATGAAATTGCCTGTGAaggttaatatttttattgcaagTAAACTTGTAATAGgcaattaaattaaaagataatgGTCAGATAAGAAAATTAGTTGGCTAATATAACaaagaaatgttattttaaaattaaaagtcgCAGATAAGAAAATGAGTTGActaataagatcaaaaactgtcatttgaaaattcctttaacCTAGTGTCtgtattttgttgatattattaACATAACTccatttgtttcttttaattgtagacatatattcaaatgatgatgatgatgatgatgatgatgatgatgatgatgatggaaAAGAACGAGccagaaaaaagaaaactggACCTAAGCCTTCAAAACTCCCGACAGGTAAAAGCACAAGAGTCCTTTTTCAAAGCATATGTCACAATACAAACACAATGAATTTGAAGATCCTTATGCTGAAAAACTTTCTACATTTTCAAAGTATGATTTTTGCGATATGAATGGAATGTTTAGAACTGTAGTTTCATTCAAGAACTGTGGTTTTATTCATTGTCATTGGCATCAGTTTTTGTAGAATATTGTAAAACAAAGCTTCAAGAACACTTAAATTAAAGGTAGTCTGCATGTGTGTCTATAATTGAGAAATAACTGATAAATTGTAGTAAGGTGCCTATGTGTGTATACTAGAAAACACTGAGGCAGTGTCTGCGTATCTATATTTGGAAACGCTgataatgcatagtgaggtatatatGTGTGTTTATATTGGGGAAACACCCAcaatgcatagtgaggtatcTATGTTTATATTCAAATGGGGGAAACAAACATAATGCAAATTGAAGTATATATGTCTATATTAGGGAAACACCCACAATGAGGTATGTGTGTGTGTCTTTATTGGAGAAATATccataatacatacatgtagtcagGTATATGTGTGTTAATTTTAGGGAAATACTgataatgcatagtgaggtatatgtgtGATTATATTGGGGAAACACCcataatgcatagtgaggtatatgtgtTTTTATTGGGGAAACACCCAaaatgcatagtgaggtatatatGTGTGTTTATATTGGGGAAGCGCCTATAATACACACTGAGATATATGTCTATATTAGGGAAACATCcataatgcatagtgaggtatatgtgtATCAATATTAGGGAAACACTGAGAATGCATATTGAGGTATATGTGTGTCTATTTTGAGGAATTATTcataatgcatagtgaggtatatgtgtatttatttttaagaaaaactaaTAATGCTTGGTGGAGTATCAGTttattttgaatagaaaacaattatatttcgtAGCTGTATGTTGTAGACAAAGATGTGAGTGATGAACATGATGGCAATGGTGATCATAATGATGAAGATGGGGATGATCATGTTGGGAAAGAACGAGCTAGAAAATAGAAAACTGAATTTAAAGATTCTAATgctgattttctttttaacatttcCCAAGTATGACTCTTGTGATATGACTTGAATATTTAGAACTATAGTTTCATTCAAGAACTgtggttttattcattttcattggcaTCCAATTTGtagagaattaaaaataaaacagtttcaaGAACACTTAAATTTAAGGTAGTCTACATCTGTGTCTATAATGAGAAATCACTGATAATTTGTAGGAAGGTATGTGTGCATACTATAAAAAACTGATGCAGTGTCTGCGTATCTATATTTGGAAACACTgataatgcatagtgaggtatatgtgtGTTTATATTTGGAAACACCCTGTCCcataatgcatagtgaggtatatgtTTATCTATATTGGGGAAACATCCATAgtgcatagtgaggtatatgtgtGTTTATATTGGAGAGACATCCATAATGCGTAGTGAGGTATATGTGTGTTTAAATTGGGGAAACACTcataatgcatagtgaggtatatatATGTCGTGGGGAAACATCcataatgcatagtgaggtatatgtgtgtatatattgGGGAAACACTgataatgcatagtgaggtatatgtgtCTCTTTTTGGGAAATTCCCACAAagcatagtgaggtatatgtgtGTGTATATTAGGGAAACACCACTAATGAATAGTGAGGTATATATGTCTATATTGGGGAAACATCTataatgcatagtgaggtatatgtgtgtatatattgGGGAAAAACTgataatgcatagtgaggtatatatGTCTCTTTTTGTGAAATTCCCACAAagcatagtgaggtatatgtgtGTGTATATTGGGGAAACACCActaatgcatagtgaggtatatatGTCTATATTGGGGAAACATCcataatgcatagtgaggtatacatgtatgtgtgtatatatttgGGAAACACTgataatgcatagtgaggtatgTGTGTCTCTATTTAGGAAATTCCCTTAATacatagtgaggtatatgtgtGTCTATATTTGGGAAACACCCATAATGCATATTGAggtatatgtgtatttattaaAGAATCGCTGAAAGTGCTAATTTGggtatcagtaaaaaaaattaatttgagaaacacttttaaattgagatacatgtaaattcatatatattggATTTATTTATGAACTTTTTCACAAGTACCTCACTATTCATTTTTAACTTATACCCTATACtcatttgttttttaactgttgaatgaataaatgaattcaaaaatgattttgcatTTCATTAAAGGTAAAACTGTATGTCGAGAGGAAGAGGAAGCAAATTCAATAAAGAAGCCTTGCAAGAATTGtgggaacattttttttaggaCTTTTTGCAATTGGTTTTTGTTTGTCGTCATGTGGTGTTCATTTTGTGTtgacaattaaataattttaatttctttcaaacTACATGGCCTAATTTTTCCAAATTCTTTCGATATGATGTATAATTTGGGTAAGGGGAACATAAATGGTAATTTCATTTCTCTTCCACACTGTGTCCTTGGTCAGCAGGGCCAAAATGCTAAAAAGAAAATCTATACTTCCACACATCTGAAAGAAAACTGAATTcagttgtaaattttatattagtttttttACTCCAGAGTGTAGTTtaattacatgcatatatgATATTCCTTTATTGAGGTCTGTGTCTGGGCtagttactcaggtgaccgttaatgCCTGTTGGCctgtttggtttaaaaacaattcaattttataCACAAAGAAGTGATTTTGTGTTAGAACTTGAAGAATCACCTTGCTTTTTTAGTGTGTAAACATCACTGttcaaatttattgaaattttcaaaaaattgattgtttttaaaCTGGGAATTAATTCCTTTGAAagattgtttattcatttaacaaagcTGTATTTTACTTATTGATAAGTGAAAATACATTggataattttcttttctttgcacgtatgtattttttctaaataacgACAAAGTAATTTCaatgaattaataaagattaaaaaaaacggGAATTAATTcctttgaaatattgtttattcatttaacaaagcTGTAATTTACTTATTAATAAGTGAAAATATATTGGATGATTTTCTTTTCGTTGCAcgtatgtattttgtttataatgacaaagtcattttgatgaattaataaagataaaaaaaaaaaaaaattgttatacttgCTTCACGACAATTTTTTGACCTTATACTTTTTGCAAGAATTTACAGGgtaaaaagatttactcttGTCTATCAAAAAGTCCATCAGTCCTGgttgtttattttactttttaaggtGTTTGTGTTTAGATCTCTAgaatcattgtttttaatttgcagATATGTTTAGTTATTGGGAAGTTAAAATGCATATTCACATGAAATTCtgattctgttttattttgaataatgcACTTTTAATCTAAAAAGAATGACAAGTATTTCAGAAATTAGAGAAAGAGTTCATTAAAGCAACTCTTATGATTATCATATTCCAATTGAGATTTTTCTGAACCTTAGTAATGAAAAAGGACATGTCTACATTTGCAGTTTGACAGGAAATCCTCCATTTATCATCTGGTTGTGATAGAAAGtctctttaaaaatatgtactATTTAGGCTCGCTGgtcaataaattacatgtaaacatcttgcagtatatatttacattctcaaGTGTCTTTGCCTATTATAACATTACGTATCGaatttgtactatataacccatttAACTTccaatgacgccaaattgaggcgccattGCTAATTTATATCCacatatttaatcgtacaatggctaaaagcataactatatatatatatatgtataactatAAGCAATAATgattcattctttgaatattataaaagggataatttcagtcggggcgtgatcgaatttatcataaagcccttcgggcattattggatttgatcacgccccgaccgaaattattacctcatagTATTCAAGGAATGATCccttattcattaaataaatgaagTAGGATTAATCAAGTCGTTAAAAACTTAAACTGTTTATTAGCATACATATGATTTCTGTAAGAGATTGAGATGATACataaacaacccccccccccctatttacatttttcgatattacattttgtgttgatCTCGATGCAAAATATAATAACGCAAAATCTTATGATAGAAAGTGGACTAACTATAGCttaatttgtaatttgtaaatataacaatataatgTTACAGCTAATGTTGATCATAGATACCAAAGGAGATATCAACAGCGAATGTGTCACTCTTGGTCTTAGTGAATGCATACTGATCTAGATTGAATCCATCTTTATACTGTATActcattttgaatatattttagggaataaaataacatttactGTAGGATGAAAACGTTTCAGGTCTTGAATTAACTCCATATCAGTGTAACTTTTATTGTacgatgatttttaaatcataactGACATGTTCTCAAAATTAACCTTGGTATTGCCCTATTCATCataatatttgcaaaaaaaaaaccaaaaaaaaagaagatttattTGCTGTGCATGTTACATCGCAATTTTGACATGCCATCAAAATAGCGTTTGCTTGCCATTTTCATTCAATCAGCGGTCATTACTATATAATGATGACTAGCTCCAATcagatatattttgttattttacgaTATCAACACATAATTGCACTCGTGGTTACCTCTAATATACCCATTTCAAAATGGATTCATAAATACATTGCATAGtattataaatagaaaataGAAAAACTAGTATCTCTGGAAAAAAAGCCCAAACTTTATTACATTTTGCGCTTATCTCAACGCAAAATGTAATAATGggaatttattacatttttcgTTATTACTTTTCGCGTCGCTACAACCCATTCtgaacaaaacattaaaa
This genomic window from Magallana gigas chromosome 5, xbMagGiga1.1, whole genome shotgun sequence contains:
- the LOC117680985 gene encoding uncharacterized protein, which gives rise to MNCQMKHYILLHICRMGTFLTAFDNGYISKFSGKSLDEIACEDIYSNDDDDDDDDDDDDDGKERARKKKTGPKPSKLPTDKDVSDEHDGNGDHNDEDGDDHVGKERARK